Proteins from a genomic interval of Oceanispirochaeta crateris:
- a CDS encoding GntR family transcriptional regulator codes for MALKEVAIRKLDFTLDPKSGVPYYKQIIMQVELAIIDGRLEKGEQLPTVRALAVDLRINPNTVGRAYNEMEIRGIVTTQQGMGTFVSNKKIKMDDLERERILAQIVRSFIIKAGSYGFAVADIVEYLQQMNGKMANPSNEEGEET; via the coding sequence ATGGCTTTGAAAGAAGTGGCAATCAGAAAACTGGACTTTACTTTAGACCCTAAAAGCGGGGTGCCTTACTACAAACAGATCATCATGCAGGTGGAGCTGGCTATTATTGACGGTCGTCTTGAAAAGGGAGAGCAGCTACCAACAGTTCGGGCTTTGGCTGTGGATTTGAGAATCAATCCAAATACAGTGGGCCGAGCCTATAACGAGATGGAAATCAGGGGTATTGTCACAACCCAGCAGGGAATGGGGACTTTTGTAAGTAATAAGAAAATCAAAATGGATGATCTTGAACGGGAAAGGATTTTGGCCCAAATCGTTAGATCTTTTATTATCAAAGCCGGTTCCTACGGTTTTGCTGTGGCTGACATTGTAGAGTATCTGCAGCAGATGAACGGTAAGATGGCGAACCCTTCAAATGAGGAAGGGGAGGAGACATAA
- a CDS encoding CBS domain-containing protein: MIKKQIHEMMSREKLNCLSESDSLHSFLSRKEKKTANCYIVDHQNTLKGILSEKTVLQFIAPMLPLLDEQHTVSLMEKLKSISLSDLIDQNFRTLSLTNTLSEILQDLTTSSHEAMAVVDSHGRLLGEVTINSLLAFLNSKNNCVEKSRSKFLKVV, translated from the coding sequence ATGATAAAGAAACAGATCCATGAAATGATGAGCCGGGAAAAACTCAATTGTCTGAGCGAAAGCGACTCATTACACAGCTTTCTCTCCAGGAAGGAAAAAAAGACTGCTAACTGCTATATTGTAGACCACCAGAATACTCTCAAAGGAATACTCAGCGAAAAGACAGTTCTCCAGTTTATAGCCCCCATGCTGCCTCTGCTGGATGAACAGCATACGGTATCTCTCATGGAAAAACTAAAGAGTATCTCTCTTTCAGATCTTATTGATCAAAATTTCAGGACCTTGAGTCTGACGAATACACTCTCCGAAATCCTTCAGGATCTCACCACATCTTCCCATGAGGCAATGGCGGTTGTGGATAGCCATGGAAGACTGCTAGGAGAAGTCACCATCAACAGCCTATTAGCCTTTCTAAACTCAAAAAATAACTGTGTAGAAAAATCACGTAGTAAATTCCTAAAAGTTGTTTAG
- a CDS encoding carboxymuconolactone decarboxylase family protein, translating to MDMKKKRKQNLKYFKEKHPNVFEAYQNFGSSLHETGGPLDEKTRWLVKIAVSAASQFEYALQTHIERALQAGCTPEEIEHTILLTAPSAGFPRMMSALMIFRETVE from the coding sequence ATGGACATGAAAAAGAAACGAAAACAAAATCTAAAATACTTTAAGGAGAAGCATCCTAATGTTTTTGAAGCCTACCAGAACTTTGGCTCCTCTCTTCATGAAACAGGAGGTCCTCTGGACGAGAAAACTAGATGGCTCGTGAAAATTGCCGTTTCGGCAGCATCTCAGTTTGAATATGCCCTCCAAACTCATATAGAACGCGCCTTGCAGGCGGGCTGTACCCCCGAAGAGATTGAGCATACCATCCTGTTGACTGCTCCCAGTGCCGGATTTCCCAGGATGATGTCCGCTCTGATGATCTTCAGAGAAACAGTAGAATAA
- a CDS encoding NAD(P)-dependent oxidoreductase, with protein sequence MNVLIADKLSDSALTDLKALGASIRFEPGLTAKDLPDAVSDAEILIVRSTKVSADTIKRGENLSLIIRAGAGVNTIDLEEASSRGIHVANCPGKNADAVAELAIGLIIAADRRIADGTMDLRQGVWNKKLYGSASGLKGRTLTIIGMGSIGRATAEIGKALGMRVAAWSRSLTEEKAKEWGVVYCSSIEKAASIADVLSIHLAAGKDTTHLIGKKVFDSMKNGAILVNTSRGEVVDTAALKEAIKSKGIKAGLDVYENEPGATEKDFKDADLAAMITGTHHIGASTDQASEAIASEVVRIVEAYRDSGKPLHQVNSQEKSQAHFNLVVRHYNKVGVLASVLGVLRSASINIEEMENSIFSGGRAAVCTLKLDDKPDEAVMSKIRSIENLIQAVLK encoded by the coding sequence ATGAATGTACTAATAGCCGATAAATTATCAGATTCCGCCTTGACGGATCTGAAGGCCCTAGGGGCCAGTATTCGATTTGAACCGGGACTGACTGCAAAGGATTTACCCGATGCCGTTTCTGATGCAGAGATTCTGATAGTCAGATCTACAAAAGTAAGCGCTGACACCATCAAGAGAGGCGAGAATCTCTCTCTTATCATTCGCGCCGGAGCTGGAGTAAACACCATTGATCTGGAAGAAGCCTCTTCCAGGGGGATTCATGTTGCCAACTGTCCCGGAAAGAATGCGGATGCCGTGGCAGAACTGGCCATTGGTCTGATTATTGCCGCAGATAGAAGAATTGCAGACGGAACAATGGATCTGAGACAGGGCGTGTGGAATAAAAAGCTCTATGGAAGTGCTTCGGGATTAAAAGGAAGAACACTGACCATCATTGGTATGGGATCCATTGGCCGGGCCACAGCGGAGATAGGCAAGGCTCTCGGCATGAGAGTCGCAGCATGGTCCCGCAGCCTGACCGAGGAAAAAGCCAAGGAATGGGGCGTGGTTTACTGTTCTTCCATAGAAAAAGCGGCCTCCATAGCGGACGTTCTATCCATACATCTGGCGGCAGGCAAAGACACAACTCATCTCATAGGTAAGAAAGTTTTTGATTCCATGAAAAATGGAGCCATCTTAGTGAACACATCCAGAGGAGAAGTTGTTGACACTGCTGCTCTGAAAGAGGCCATTAAATCCAAGGGAATCAAAGCCGGACTGGATGTCTATGAAAATGAACCGGGAGCCACAGAGAAAGATTTCAAGGATGCGGATCTAGCCGCAATGATCACGGGAACTCACCATATCGGTGCCTCCACAGATCAGGCATCCGAAGCCATCGCATCCGAAGTAGTCAGAATTGTAGAGGCCTATAGAGATAGTGGAAAACCTCTTCATCAGGTAAATAGTCAGGAGAAGAGTCAGGCTCATTTCAACCTGGTTGTGCGCCATTATAATAAGGTAGGTGTTCTGGCCTCCGTTCTTGGAGTTCTAAGAAGTGCCAGTATCAACATTGAAGAGATGGAAAATTCTATTTTTTCCGGCGGCAGAGCAGCCGTCTGTACCTTGAAACTGGACGACAAACCCGATGAGGCTGTCATGTCAAAAATCAGATCCATCGAAAATCTCATTCAGGCCGTTCTAAAATAG
- a CDS encoding YdcF family protein encodes MSLEKAVRLLWNYHQLNLSPQKSDIIFVLGSHDLRVAEYGASLFLKGLAPWIVFSGGHAHQGDLLETGWPLSEAETFAKVAAEAGVPREKMILECRASNTAENIRFTEKLLNERHILFDKILAVQKPYMERRALATLQVNWPEKELLVTSPPLSLEDYPNEEISREEMIHLMVGDMQRIIEYPARGFQISQQIPETVMSAYKYLIQEGYNKHLIE; translated from the coding sequence ATGTCCTTAGAAAAAGCAGTCAGACTGCTGTGGAACTACCACCAATTAAACCTGAGCCCTCAAAAATCTGACATTATATTTGTCCTAGGAAGTCATGACCTGAGGGTAGCAGAGTATGGAGCCTCCCTTTTCTTAAAAGGACTGGCTCCCTGGATCGTCTTCTCAGGAGGACATGCCCATCAGGGCGATCTTCTTGAAACGGGTTGGCCTCTGAGTGAAGCAGAAACTTTCGCAAAGGTAGCGGCAGAGGCAGGGGTTCCCCGTGAAAAGATGATATTGGAATGCAGGGCAAGCAATACTGCTGAGAATATCCGCTTCACTGAAAAGCTACTCAATGAGAGACATATCCTTTTTGACAAAATTCTGGCTGTGCAGAAGCCCTATATGGAACGGCGTGCCTTGGCAACATTACAAGTAAACTGGCCGGAGAAAGAACTGCTGGTCACCTCTCCTCCTCTCTCACTGGAGGATTATCCCAACGAGGAGATAAGCAGAGAGGAGATGATACACCTCATGGTCGGCGACATGCAGAGAATCATCGAATACCCTGCAAGAGGATTTCAGATTTCCCAGCAGATTCCAGAAACTGTCATGTCAGCTTACAAATATCTCATCCAAGAGGGATACAACAAGCATCTGATCGAATGA
- a CDS encoding EamA family transporter gives MKKQNQIKIMTLFALFFCFQWFAQLAVKKLSGGESPFYLLIVYGGFFLRSLIWVELLRDLKLITAYSISSLSYLIIPLLSWFVLGETYDLNFFIGGVLILTGISLFSVGDQKETLYMEEVH, from the coding sequence ATGAAGAAGCAAAATCAGATAAAAATTATGACTCTCTTTGCCTTGTTTTTCTGTTTTCAATGGTTTGCCCAATTGGCCGTAAAGAAACTATCAGGAGGGGAGAGTCCTTTTTACCTTCTGATTGTCTATGGTGGCTTTTTTCTCCGGTCTCTGATCTGGGTGGAGCTTTTAAGAGATTTAAAACTGATCACCGCCTATAGTATCAGCAGTCTTTCCTATCTGATTATTCCCCTCTTATCCTGGTTTGTTCTGGGAGAAACTTATGATCTCAATTTTTTTATAGGGGGAGTCCTGATCTTAACGGGGATTAGTCTCTTTTCTGTTGGGGATCAAAAAGAGACACTCTATATGGAAGAGGTTCATTAA
- a CDS encoding ABC transporter permease yields MMIFLPRMALKNLFRYGRRTLITSTAIAIGIMAFIIVDSLLKGINDDSERNLIWYETGSAAFFNPEYWGDKDYLPLDRPVKESQSLIENLRSRNIEASPRIDFGGDLILYKDPFPEDGNLQVHLTAIDVDHDSDVFKIKSNVARGRYLEAGEDGLLMGQWLAKDLGAEVGYDVTVVTRTSGGYFQTLDLTIVGILESDNPVVNRYGMYLPLDTARYALDMEDMATGIYISLPRGSAETKTLAELAPLAEELDLSLLDWRVMGADFISLAETKESGSSIILFLVFLIAAVGISNTLLMSIFERVRELGMMRALGMKDGSIRALFLMEAAGIGLLGSFGGVALGGLINIPLVNKGIDYSQIMEQGDMGYRISGIMYGTWDFSTFVTAFFIGIFMAVLVAWLPTRRALKLEIPDCLRF; encoded by the coding sequence ATGATGATCTTCTTACCCCGCATGGCCCTTAAAAATCTATTCCGATACGGTCGCCGAACCCTGATTACGTCTACGGCCATTGCCATTGGTATTATGGCCTTTATCATTGTCGACTCTCTGCTCAAGGGAATCAATGATGACTCGGAAAGGAATTTGATCTGGTATGAAACGGGATCGGCCGCGTTTTTTAATCCCGAATACTGGGGAGATAAGGATTACCTCCCCCTGGACCGTCCTGTGAAAGAGTCTCAGTCTCTCATAGAAAATTTGAGGAGCAGGAATATTGAGGCATCTCCCCGCATCGATTTCGGGGGAGATCTTATTCTGTATAAAGATCCCTTCCCCGAAGACGGGAATCTGCAGGTCCATCTCACCGCCATCGATGTGGACCACGACAGCGATGTCTTTAAAATCAAAAGCAATGTGGCCCGGGGCAGGTATCTGGAAGCAGGAGAAGATGGGCTTTTGATGGGGCAGTGGCTGGCCAAAGATCTAGGAGCAGAAGTGGGCTATGATGTCACCGTTGTGACCAGAACCTCCGGGGGATATTTTCAAACTCTGGATCTGACCATTGTGGGAATCCTGGAGAGTGATAATCCCGTTGTAAATCGGTATGGCATGTATCTTCCTCTGGATACGGCACGGTATGCCCTGGATATGGAGGACATGGCCACGGGAATTTATATTTCATTGCCCCGTGGATCGGCTGAAACAAAAACCCTGGCTGAACTGGCTCCTTTGGCAGAGGAGCTGGATCTGTCACTATTGGACTGGAGGGTCATGGGTGCCGATTTTATTTCCCTGGCAGAAACAAAAGAATCAGGCAGTTCCATTATTCTGTTTCTTGTTTTTTTGATTGCCGCAGTGGGTATTTCCAATACTCTCCTCATGTCAATTTTTGAGAGAGTTCGTGAACTGGGAATGATGAGGGCTTTGGGCATGAAAGACGGGTCCATCAGAGCCCTCTTTCTTATGGAGGCCGCTGGTATCGGTCTTCTGGGTTCTTTTGGAGGAGTCGCTCTGGGAGGACTCATAAATATCCCCTTGGTCAACAAGGGGATCGATTATTCACAAATCATGGAGCAGGGGGATATGGGGTACCGAATTTCTGGGATCATGTATGGAACATGGGACTTTTCTACTTTTGTGACAGCCTTTTTTATAGGAATTTTCATGGCAGTCCTTGTTGCCTGGCTGCCCACTAGACGGGCCCTCAAACTGGAAATTCCCGATTGTCTCAGATTTTAA
- a CDS encoding outer membrane lipoprotein-sorting protein: MLPLYKKHTVVLILGTLLLIPRILSAQSAESIIQKMDELQSFDSLKSTGSLITKDRFGTKTVTFISWSEGSDSSLIEFTSAAEAGQKILRTSEELFLYFPDAEEVIRLQGAALRQSMMGSDISYEDMTDGKDTLDKYEVELLGEELVEGQNCYVIEMTAKSRRVPYPKQTVWVLKESFIPQKVEYFSKSGKLLKEMRVLEVMDMDDKMIISRMVLEDKLKKNSSTEMILETIEVDVSLPSNFFSLDQLSW; encoded by the coding sequence ATGTTACCGCTTTATAAAAAACATACAGTCGTCCTGATTCTGGGTACATTATTGCTGATTCCCAGGATTCTTAGTGCTCAATCTGCGGAATCGATCATACAAAAAATGGATGAATTGCAGAGTTTTGATTCGTTAAAGAGTACAGGATCACTCATCACAAAGGATCGATTTGGAACCAAGACCGTTACCTTTATCAGTTGGTCCGAAGGGAGTGATTCTTCTCTCATCGAGTTTACAAGTGCCGCTGAAGCGGGACAGAAAATATTGAGGACATCCGAAGAGCTTTTTCTCTACTTTCCTGATGCGGAAGAGGTCATCCGTCTCCAGGGAGCGGCCCTCCGTCAATCCATGATGGGGTCGGACATCTCCTATGAGGATATGACCGATGGGAAGGATACGCTCGATAAGTATGAGGTTGAACTATTGGGTGAGGAGCTGGTGGAGGGACAGAACTGTTATGTCATCGAGATGACTGCTAAGAGCAGAAGAGTACCCTATCCAAAGCAGACCGTATGGGTTCTCAAGGAAAGCTTTATTCCTCAAAAAGTTGAGTATTTTTCGAAGTCGGGTAAGCTTTTGAAGGAGATGCGAGTCCTCGAAGTGATGGACATGGACGATAAAATGATTATTTCCAGGATGGTCCTGGAAGATAAACTAAAGAAAAACTCCAGTACGGAGATGATTTTGGAAACAATTGAAGTTGATGTTTCACTGCCGTCAAATTTCTTCTCCCTGGATCAGCTCTCCTGGTAG
- a CDS encoding ABC transporter ATP-binding protein: protein MIEIQGVKKTYKAGDTTVRALRGVDLAIDKGDFLSIAGPSGSGKTTLLNLIGCIDNVDEGSISIDGLEVSTLPKNERTSFRRESLGFIFQSYNLIPVLTAYENVAFSLQLLGLKESEVKERTMKILKEVGLEGMESRRPSRLSGGQQQRVAVARALVKNPLIVLADEPTANLDSHTGEEILKLMKTMNEKHGTTFIFSTHDNMVMEYAQRLVEIHDGEIVSDERRG, encoded by the coding sequence ATGATCGAAATTCAAGGTGTGAAAAAGACATACAAGGCTGGTGATACAACTGTGAGAGCCCTCAGGGGAGTCGATCTCGCCATTGATAAGGGAGACTTTCTATCCATTGCCGGACCTTCGGGTTCCGGGAAAACAACCTTGCTTAACCTCATAGGATGTATCGATAATGTGGATGAAGGGTCCATTTCAATCGATGGTCTGGAGGTCTCAACACTTCCCAAGAATGAGAGAACCAGCTTCCGAAGAGAATCTTTAGGCTTTATTTTTCAAAGCTATAATCTGATTCCCGTGTTGACTGCCTATGAAAATGTGGCTTTTTCTCTGCAGCTCCTCGGTTTGAAAGAATCGGAAGTCAAGGAACGAACCATGAAGATTTTGAAAGAAGTGGGGCTGGAAGGAATGGAAAGCAGAAGACCTTCCAGACTTTCAGGGGGACAGCAGCAGAGGGTTGCTGTTGCCAGGGCTCTGGTGAAGAATCCCCTCATCGTCTTGGCTGATGAACCGACGGCAAATCTGGATTCACACACAGGAGAGGAAATCCTGAAGTTAATGAAGACCATGAATGAAAAACACGGCACCACTTTTATCTTCTCTACCCATGACAATATGGTCATGGAATATGCTCAACGGCTTGTTGAAATCCATGACGGAGAGATCGTTTCAGACGAGAGGAGAGGATGA
- a CDS encoding slipin family protein, which produces MNIFQQKLERVKNQGKPILKRDYSYNAFSFLILGGFLALGTLGQFLWGAEFDLENIVQYSAGILFGGIVLILFPLWVMNLLIIIASWMYLPLELSTAYYPLALFSSVGILLSASIELIYHWDKVVVLRMGRFRSVHGPGIFILLPLIDRVAACVDTRIRVTDFSAERAITKDTVPVHVDALCFWMVWDAKQAILEVENFEEAISLSSQTALRDAIGRNDLSTLLSGREQLGHEIQQVLDAKTNPWGVSIMSIEFTDVIIPRELEDAMSKKAQAEREKQSRIILSEAEKEVAKQFRQASEIYGDNQDALQLRAMNMVYEGIRHKSSLMVLPSSALDSMNLGTTMGMASMHQKNVKESEGTQE; this is translated from the coding sequence ATGAATATTTTTCAACAAAAACTGGAACGTGTTAAAAATCAGGGAAAGCCTATTCTTAAGAGAGACTACAGTTATAATGCTTTTTCTTTTCTTATCCTGGGAGGCTTTCTTGCCTTGGGGACCCTGGGACAGTTTCTCTGGGGGGCTGAATTTGACTTGGAAAATATAGTTCAATATTCAGCAGGCATTCTGTTTGGAGGAATTGTACTGATTCTGTTTCCTCTGTGGGTGATGAATCTCCTCATAATCATAGCCTCATGGATGTATTTACCATTGGAATTGTCCACAGCTTACTATCCTCTGGCTCTTTTTTCATCTGTAGGAATTTTGCTTTCAGCCTCCATTGAACTGATCTACCATTGGGACAAGGTGGTTGTCCTCAGGATGGGCCGATTCCGTTCTGTTCATGGGCCGGGAATTTTTATTCTTTTACCCTTAATTGACCGGGTGGCAGCCTGCGTGGATACAAGAATCCGGGTTACCGATTTCAGTGCGGAGAGGGCCATCACGAAAGATACGGTTCCCGTGCATGTGGATGCCCTGTGCTTCTGGATGGTATGGGATGCCAAGCAGGCTATCTTGGAGGTCGAAAACTTTGAGGAGGCTATCAGTCTCTCATCTCAAACGGCCTTAAGAGATGCTATCGGCCGCAATGACCTTTCCACTTTGTTGTCCGGACGGGAGCAGCTGGGGCATGAAATCCAACAGGTTCTGGATGCCAAAACCAACCCCTGGGGGGTGTCGATCATGTCCATTGAGTTCACCGATGTCATCATCCCCAGAGAACTGGAAGATGCCATGAGCAAGAAGGCACAGGCTGAACGGGAAAAACAGTCCAGGATCATCCTAAGTGAAGCGGAGAAAGAGGTGGCAAAACAGTTCCGCCAAGCGTCTGAGATTTATGGGGATAATCAGGATGCCCTTCAACTGAGAGCCATGAATATGGTTTACGAGGGAATCCGTCATAAGAGTTCTTTGATGGTGCTGCCTTCATCGGCTCTGGACAGCATGAATCTCGGCACTACCATGGGGATGGCTTCCATGCATCAAAAGAATGTCAAAGAGAGTGAAGGAACACAGGAATGA
- a CDS encoding glycosyltransferase: MVIPIYKASMHIDKLWESLIPVLQSLHLSWEILFVDDGSLDDTVEKILTLRTDLIEKSGALNRVRIIRLNGHFGQQSAVYCGLEQSHGDRILTMDDDLQHPPQFIPQFLSASQELDVLFALPQRDERSHTLRWGSKMRDRVFRLLLKAPRGIKPGSFRVFNRKSVDLIKGSKGPFVYVSALLFRRGGSLKMGNIDYETPPAQEAKSRFTQTSRIVLTLKLMWYYVFIPLFIKNHEEDQKPYIMREEL, translated from the coding sequence GTGGTTATACCAATTTATAAAGCATCCATGCATATTGATAAACTCTGGGAATCTCTGATTCCTGTTCTGCAGAGCTTACATCTCTCCTGGGAAATCCTCTTTGTCGACGATGGGAGTCTCGATGATACAGTTGAGAAGATCCTTACACTTAGGACGGATCTGATTGAAAAATCAGGAGCCTTGAATCGTGTCAGAATCATTCGTCTGAACGGCCATTTCGGGCAGCAGAGTGCCGTTTATTGCGGTCTGGAACAGAGCCATGGAGATAGAATCTTAACCATGGACGATGATTTGCAGCATCCCCCCCAGTTTATTCCCCAGTTCCTGTCAGCTTCTCAGGAACTGGATGTCCTTTTTGCACTGCCTCAAAGGGATGAACGGAGTCACACACTTCGCTGGGGGAGTAAGATGCGGGACAGAGTGTTTCGACTCCTGTTGAAGGCTCCTCGGGGAATAAAGCCGGGCAGTTTCAGAGTCTTCAATAGAAAATCTGTAGACCTAATCAAAGGTTCCAAAGGACCTTTTGTCTATGTGTCTGCTCTTTTATTTCGAAGGGGCGGGAGTCTTAAAATGGGAAATATTGACTATGAGACGCCTCCAGCACAGGAGGCTAAGTCCCGGTTTACCCAAACTTCCAGAATCGTTCTTACCCTGAAGCTCATGTGGTATTATGTTTTCATCCCGCTCTTCATAAAAAACCATGAAGAGGATCAAAAACCCTATATAATGAGAGAAGAATTATGA
- a CDS encoding thioredoxin family protein yields the protein MNNILMTVFILILAFFGFQYFMVFKMKLKKGKSAPELSGPYGKAIKNKKTALFYFYSPSCGACKSMTPIVSGYTKNNSRCFKVDISKDMETARAFGVMGTPSTVLVEDGIIKEFIVGPKPASEFTQLLEQTRG from the coding sequence ATGAACAATATATTGATGACTGTGTTTATCCTCATTCTGGCTTTCTTTGGCTTCCAGTATTTTATGGTCTTCAAGATGAAACTCAAAAAAGGAAAATCTGCCCCAGAATTATCAGGTCCCTATGGAAAAGCCATAAAGAATAAAAAAACCGCTCTCTTCTATTTTTATAGCCCCTCCTGTGGTGCCTGCAAAAGCATGACTCCCATAGTTTCAGGGTATACGAAAAACAATTCCCGTTGTTTCAAGGTAGACATCAGCAAGGATATGGAAACTGCCCGTGCTTTCGGTGTGATGGGGACTCCTTCTACTGTTCTCGTTGAAGATGGAATTATAAAAGAATTTATAGTAGGGCCTAAACCGGCTAGTGAGTTCACCCAACTTTTAGAGCAAACTAGGGGCTGA
- a CDS encoding ABC transporter permease, with product MKLGSLAFRNIFRNFRRSLLSATAIAVASMSIVLLYSLLGGMEQDMKYNLQTYSTGAIRIRNLEFTKYERLNPMHLTVENPETLGQTLYKINGVSAISPRIGFPARIYKGDATFNAMGLGVNFETEGNFQDLGDAVVQTGRLPREGQNEALLGYKLAQEIGVTVGDKLTILSTTAVRGTNAITLTISGVAVFPFPALNEKTFYAPLDRVQYFLKMPNQVQEILIKTNEAASASQIAEIMRGWPGMSAELEIMDWKSIDSSYSMIEMASTVYGIMALFFFLLGSTVILNTTIMIIYERMKEIGTLGAMGMSGRQLVTLFFLESLYISIIASFLGVALGMIITVILQKTGIDLTASMEGVDIDISSVLYPQLSLKSTVLVFFYSVIVASITSLIPSRRVRRIEPVEALRSV from the coding sequence ATGAAGCTGGGATCTTTAGCGTTCCGCAATATATTCCGTAATTTCAGAAGAAGCCTGTTGTCTGCCACAGCCATAGCGGTGGCGTCGATGAGCATTGTTTTGCTCTACTCTCTCTTGGGGGGGATGGAGCAGGATATGAAGTACAATCTGCAAACCTACAGTACGGGAGCCATCCGCATCCGAAATCTGGAGTTTACAAAATATGAGCGTCTTAATCCTATGCATCTAACTGTGGAAAATCCTGAGACTCTGGGTCAGACGCTCTATAAGATCAATGGTGTCTCGGCCATAAGCCCCCGCATCGGATTTCCTGCCCGGATCTACAAAGGAGACGCCACATTCAATGCCATGGGGCTGGGGGTCAACTTTGAAACCGAGGGGAATTTTCAGGATCTTGGTGACGCTGTTGTTCAAACAGGCCGTCTCCCCAGAGAGGGGCAGAATGAAGCTCTACTGGGATATAAATTAGCACAGGAGATTGGCGTAACTGTGGGTGATAAGCTGACTATTCTGTCTACCACCGCAGTCCGGGGGACCAATGCCATCACACTGACTATTAGCGGTGTGGCTGTGTTTCCCTTTCCGGCCTTGAATGAGAAGACATTTTATGCCCCCTTGGATCGAGTCCAATATTTTCTGAAGATGCCCAATCAGGTTCAGGAAATATTAATCAAGACAAATGAAGCTGCTTCAGCTTCCCAAATCGCCGAAATCATGAGGGGATGGCCTGGAATGAGCGCCGAGCTTGAAATTATGGATTGGAAGTCTATAGACAGCAGTTATTCCATGATAGAAATGGCTTCTACCGTCTACGGGATCATGGCTTTGTTCTTTTTCCTCCTGGGGTCCACTGTTATCCTCAATACGACCATTATGATTATTTATGAACGGATGAAAGAGATTGGTACTCTGGGTGCCATGGGAATGTCGGGGAGGCAGCTGGTGACTCTCTTCTTTCTGGAGTCTCTGTATATTTCCATCATTGCTTCTTTTTTAGGAGTCGCTTTGGGGATGATCATTACAGTTATTCTGCAAAAGACGGGTATCGATCTGACCGCTTCCATGGAAGGGGTAGACATAGACATTTCTTCCGTACTCTATCCGCAGCTGAGTCTAAAATCTACGGTTTTAGTTTTCTTTTATTCCGTCATTGTCGCATCTATCACATCGCTTATACCCTCAAGACGGGTCCGCCGGATCGAACCGGTAGAAGCCTTGAGGTCTGTTTAA
- a CDS encoding PTS sugar transporter subunit IIA yields the protein MNINSLIKKERCFILKSTTKTEAFHEIFEYIESEGLISDTENVKKEIFYREQIMSTGIGQGLGIPHIRYEGITEPQILVGINPKGIEDYESLDKQPVKIIIMILVGADQHKEYLRILSLLVNRLKDESSINRILEAETPEEIKTAFIGSEQ from the coding sequence ATGAACATAAACAGTTTAATTAAGAAAGAAAGATGTTTCATTTTGAAAAGCACAACCAAAACAGAAGCATTTCATGAGATTTTTGAGTATATCGAATCTGAAGGTCTCATCAGCGATACAGAAAACGTCAAAAAAGAAATCTTCTACAGAGAACAGATCATGAGCACCGGCATCGGCCAGGGCCTTGGAATTCCCCATATCCGGTATGAAGGAATAACAGAACCTCAAATTCTAGTTGGAATCAATCCTAAAGGAATTGAAGACTATGAATCTCTGGATAAACAGCCAGTCAAGATTATTATCATGATCCTGGTGGGAGCAGATCAGCACAAGGAATATCTCAGGATTTTATCCCTCCTTGTGAACCGTCTGAAAGACGAATCCAGCATTAATAGAATTCTGGAGGCAGAAACTCCCGAAGAAATTAAAACAGCCTTTATTGGATCAGAACAATGA